In Nitrososphaerota archaeon, the following proteins share a genomic window:
- a CDS encoding TRAM domain-containing protein has product MSEDVEHPEGERERRRQRIPKIFFKPKPVKVGDELEVTVSEVSRRGDGLIRIEGYVIFIPNTKQGDTVKIRITQIRPNYAVAQVI; this is encoded by the coding sequence ATGTCAGAAGACGTAGAGCATCCTGAAGGCGAGCGTGAAAGGAGAAGGCAGAGAATACCGAAGATCTTCTTTAAACCAAAGCCGGTTAAAGTGGGAGACGAACTCGAAGTCACTGTCTCAGAGGTCAGTAGAAGAGGAGACGGGCTTATAAGGATCGAGGGCTACGTAATATTCATACCCAACACAAAGCAAGGGGATACGGTAAAGATAAGAATCACGCAGATCCGCCCGAACTACGCAGTAGCCCAAGTCATCTGA
- a CDS encoding DNA helicase UvrD has protein sequence MEVVADLHIHSRYSAATSEDMKISAIAYYGKIKGLNLIGTGDALHPKWLQELEDELLPEGNGLYVSKRVADGPRFMVTVEVATVFEYEGKSRRIHHLILLPSLDEGKQLADLLKNKGNISQDGRPTFNMDAAELLDITTSLSKQIEVIPAHIWTPWWSLFGSVSGFNLVEECYQDKACEIHALETGLSSDPLMNWRLSHLDKYLLVSNSDSHSPLPHRLGREANVFELTELNYGEVISAIRRSGKSRLKYTIETYPQYGKYHWTGHRLCNVSMSPQEALKVNCICPKCGKKMTLGVEQRVEELADRPLGYRPQNAPDFKYMLPLGEIIGSVLGTSTFTKTVQSKYNTLIEAFGSEFNAAFNAPYSKISRLVGPEVASAIKAVRENRVRIKPGFDGVYGEISFPDLEGKRVAKGTLDDWS, from the coding sequence ATGGAGGTAGTCGCTGATTTACACATCCATTCTAGGTACAGCGCAGCAACAAGTGAGGATATGAAGATAAGCGCCATAGCATACTACGGTAAGATAAAGGGGCTGAATCTGATAGGCACAGGCGATGCTCTGCACCCTAAATGGCTTCAAGAGTTAGAGGATGAGCTGCTGCCAGAGGGTAATGGGCTTTATGTGAGTAAAAGGGTAGCAGATGGCCCAAGGTTTATGGTTACGGTGGAGGTTGCTACAGTCTTCGAATACGAGGGTAAGAGTAGGAGGATACATCACCTAATACTGCTACCCTCTTTGGATGAAGGGAAGCAGCTAGCCGATCTTCTTAAGAATAAAGGGAACATTTCGCAAGACGGTCGCCCCACTTTCAACATGGATGCAGCCGAGCTCCTCGACATAACCACTTCGCTCTCAAAGCAGATAGAAGTCATCCCGGCGCACATCTGGACGCCTTGGTGGAGCCTCTTCGGCTCTGTAAGCGGCTTTAACCTTGTGGAAGAATGCTACCAAGACAAGGCTTGCGAGATTCACGCACTCGAGACCGGGTTATCGAGCGACCCGCTTATGAACTGGCGCCTCAGCCACCTCGACAAATATCTACTTGTTTCAAACAGCGACTCTCATTCACCTCTCCCACATAGGCTCGGTAGAGAGGCTAATGTGTTTGAATTGACGGAGTTGAACTATGGCGAGGTGATAAGCGCCATAAGGAGGAGCGGTAAGAGTAGGCTGAAGTATACGATTGAAACATATCCGCAGTACGGCAAGTATCACTGGACTGGGCATAGACTGTGCAATGTATCTATGTCGCCCCAAGAAGCGTTGAAAGTGAACTGCATTTGCCCAAAATGCGGTAAGAAGATGACACTAGGTGTAGAGCAGAGGGTAGAGGAATTGGCTGATAGACCACTAGGCTACAGACCGCAGAACGCACCAGACTTCAAATACATGCTTCCTCTCGGTGAAATCATAGGTAGTGTTTTAGGCACATCCACCTTTACGAAAACTGTTCAGAGCAAGTACAATACGCTTATAGAAGCTTTCGGTAGCGAATTTAACGCAGCCTTTAACGCACCGTATTCCAAGATCAGTAGGTTAGTCGGACCTGAAGTTGCATCAGCAATAAAAGCGGTTAGGGAGAATAGGGTTAGGATTAAACCCGGTTTCGACGGGGTTTATGGTGAGATAAGCTTCCCAGACCTTGAGGGAAAGAGGGTTGCGAAGGGGACTCTGGATGACTGGTCTTAA
- a CDS encoding tRNA (adenine-N1)-methyltransferase — translation MGEVINEGDDVLLYLGGEKRWLIKVKADKRIHTHAGYIEGSNLIGKRYGEPVKSSLGRTFWLLKPTIEDYVLKCERRTQVVYPKDMGLIVAKTGLTSGSKVVEAGTGSGALTMFLANIVKPNGHVYSMEVREEFLDVARRNLKRSGLLDYVTLIAGDASQGFGVTDADVAVLDVGDPWRLVDAAWRALKGSGRLVSISPTFNQVEKTHEALLNAGFVDIECIEVLVRSMQVKTGATRPATRMIGHTAYLTFARKTLGDEKTLKEGASGQMDGVFDEEG, via the coding sequence ATGGGGGAAGTGATCAACGAAGGCGACGATGTGCTACTATATCTTGGTGGAGAAAAACGCTGGCTAATAAAGGTCAAAGCAGATAAAAGGATACACACACACGCAGGCTACATAGAAGGCTCTAACCTAATAGGTAAGAGGTATGGTGAACCCGTTAAATCCAGCCTAGGAAGAACCTTCTGGCTCCTCAAACCTACAATCGAAGACTACGTGCTTAAATGCGAAAGAAGAACTCAAGTCGTATACCCTAAGGATATGGGGCTGATAGTCGCCAAGACCGGGTTAACTTCAGGCTCCAAAGTAGTAGAGGCGGGCACAGGAAGCGGAGCTCTCACAATGTTCTTAGCGAACATCGTCAAACCAAACGGGCATGTATATTCGATGGAGGTGAGGGAAGAATTTCTGGACGTGGCGCGGAGGAACCTCAAGAGGAGTGGGCTTTTAGATTATGTAACGCTAATAGCAGGGGATGCTTCTCAAGGCTTTGGTGTAACAGATGCTGACGTAGCGGTTCTTGACGTAGGCGATCCGTGGAGGCTGGTAGATGCCGCTTGGAGGGCTCTTAAAGGCTCGGGGAGACTTGTCTCCATATCCCCAACATTCAATCAAGTCGAGAAGACACACGAGGCTCTGCTTAACGCCGGGTTTGTCGACATAGAATGCATAGAGGTGCTGGTTAGGAGCATGCAGGTAAAGACAGGCGCTACCCGACCGGCCACAAGAATGATCGGCCATACAGCCTACCTAACCTTCGCGCGGAAAACCCTCGGCGATGAGAAAACATTAAAGGAAGGGGCTTCGGGGCAGATGGATGGGGTGTTTGATGAAGAAGGATAG